The following proteins are encoded in a genomic region of Galbibacter sp. BG1:
- a CDS encoding TolC family protein → MTTNRNINNVFLIVLLFLFVKISAQETYSLSLEEAKNRALSKNKLLKIQEEKVREANYKINAVSSKGKPLVYGIANYMHTFRENNFIIPEGGIGDFLTVPIPFNDFNLYSVDQDIFTAGIIAYQPITQLFRIRNGVDAATAEASMEQTEARIASARIISGIEKLFYAVKIEEAKIAQLETDVALSKTKLYDVESALQAGETNEVSRMGLQAELAKKEYDLLQTEIDRENYLADLKVMLEFDEATNLQLDSLKVQPYLLESFDYYWEEAQKNSPELINAQKQKEMAQYGVSANKNVYLPDLGLIGGATYQNIVPEFPETNYFIGANLIWNIIGFGNRKSELAQSKSKEIQATLFEENTQSDLKNKVAKAYKNAEQAERLITIAQKAYFYRKEAFRIKTNERNTGLTTEKELLEFKVELQKAKQEAFAASLNFNMAVLDLKVLAGLIVR, encoded by the coding sequence ATGACGACCAACAGAAACATAAACAACGTTTTTTTAATAGTATTGCTGTTCCTTTTTGTAAAAATATCGGCACAAGAAACGTATTCCTTGAGTCTGGAAGAGGCCAAAAACCGTGCGTTGTCAAAAAATAAACTTCTTAAAATACAAGAGGAAAAAGTTAGGGAAGCCAATTATAAAATAAATGCTGTTTCGTCTAAAGGAAAACCATTGGTTTATGGAATAGCTAATTATATGCATACGTTTAGGGAAAACAATTTCATAATTCCTGAAGGAGGTATTGGTGATTTTTTAACGGTTCCCATACCGTTTAACGACTTTAACCTGTACAGCGTGGATCAAGATATTTTTACAGCGGGAATTATTGCATACCAACCCATAACACAGCTTTTTCGAATAAGAAACGGAGTGGATGCTGCTACTGCGGAAGCAAGTATGGAACAAACGGAAGCCAGGATAGCATCGGCAAGAATAATTTCTGGCATTGAAAAACTTTTTTATGCGGTAAAAATTGAAGAAGCAAAAATTGCTCAATTGGAAACAGATGTCGCATTGTCTAAAACCAAATTATACGATGTGGAAAGCGCTTTACAGGCAGGAGAAACCAATGAAGTAAGTAGAATGGGGCTACAAGCGGAATTAGCAAAAAAGGAATACGATTTGTTACAAACAGAAATAGACCGGGAGAATTATTTAGCAGACTTGAAGGTAATGTTAGAGTTTGATGAAGCTACAAACCTGCAATTAGACTCGCTTAAAGTGCAACCATATTTGTTAGAGTCTTTTGACTATTATTGGGAGGAAGCACAAAAAAACAGTCCGGAATTGATAAACGCCCAAAAACAGAAAGAAATGGCTCAATATGGGGTTTCTGCCAATAAAAATGTATACCTCCCAGATTTGGGGTTGATAGGTGGTGCGACCTACCAAAATATTGTTCCAGAGTTTCCAGAAACCAATTATTTTATTGGAGCGAACTTAATATGGAATATCATAGGGTTTGGTAACCGAAAATCGGAATTGGCTCAAAGTAAATCTAAAGAAATACAGGCGACTTTATTTGAAGAAAATACCCAATCAGATTTAAAAAATAAAGTAGCAAAGGCATATAAGAATGCCGAACAGGCGGAACGCCTTATTACCATTGCCCAAAAAGCTTACTTTTATAGAAAGGAAGCGTTTAGGATTAAAACAAACGAGCGTAACACAGGATTAACCACCGAAAAGGAACTGTTGGAATTTAAGGTGGAATTGCAAAAAGCAAAACAGGAAGCCTTTGCGGCGTCGCTCAATTTCAATATGGCTGTGTTGGATTTAAAAGTGCTTGCAGGGTTGATAGTTCGTTAA
- a CDS encoding efflux RND transporter permease subunit: MNFIKSSLKYPQVTISVLTIVFLAGLYSLLTMPRREDPKITVREGLVIAFYPGANSIQVESQLTKKIESTIFQFSEVLKRKTYSTSRDGLTIVQVELEEWVKDPDVFWNKLNVALQVTKELELPPGVVGPVVNSDFGDTEAIVLGITAKGENYRQLQKYTQKIEDKLRSIRAVSKIKRIGAQQEEIVIKSSSEKLAQYGVKFTEVIKILKSQNNIYPTGNLETEDSKVPFYTSSFYSTEEEVSKQIVGTSSTGAVIRIGDVAEITRKYKDPDGYTSVNGLPAMMLSMQMQEGNNIVDFGEEVENQLQEVRARLPSNVEISRIIDQPELVDNNVSDFIREFFIAIISVVIVILVLLPFRIALVAAMAIPMTIATTFALLHVFGIELHQVSLAALIVVLGMVVDDAIVIADNYVELLDEGVAPSVAAWRSASDLIIPVLTATVTIIAAFLPMVILSGSVGEFILALPLTVTIALGASFLVAMVFTPILCRSFIKSGLNKGGKADSRKKPSILDRMQNVYNSALDWCMKNSRLTIAGSLVMVAIGILLYFVIPQKFFPAAERNQFVINLWMPSGTNIDKTHAVVTEISKAVSKKEDVTSYAVFTGNSAPRFYYNFSPEFPATNFAQILINTTDDEAAEKIAEELDTELKTQVPEGKVLVELMQQGTPYLAPVEIRVTGDKLASIQKIGNKIAQLLKDAKGSRNVRNNFHEPYYGLDIQLKPEASRLGFTTESVAKTLYVGFSGAPITTIYEGSNPVDLVMQLTSDSRRNFNNLENTYLPSPATGSSVPLRQIATVTPNWFPGRVVRGNGVRTMSVLADTEENTLPQQILNQVDEAIKDMDLPTGYHVTYGGEYENKEETFSQMIVALGISIVLIFLILLFQFKNLKETFIVMFTIPLSLFGAFLGLLITGNNFGFTAFVGLISLSGVVVRNAIILIDYTNELIAKGEPIKEAALEAGKRRMRPIFLTAMAAAFGVLPMIISGSPMWSPLASVLAVGVIWSMLMALLTIPVLFSVVVTPKDKMIREQETK; this comes from the coding sequence ATGAATTTTATTAAATCTTCATTAAAGTATCCACAGGTTACCATTTCGGTTTTAACCATTGTATTTCTTGCCGGACTTTATTCCTTGTTGACCATGCCTCGTAGGGAAGATCCAAAAATTACGGTAAGGGAAGGTTTGGTCATTGCATTTTACCCTGGTGCGAACTCAATTCAGGTGGAAAGTCAGCTTACCAAAAAGATTGAAAGCACGATTTTTCAATTTTCAGAAGTACTAAAAAGGAAAACATATTCCACGTCTCGGGATGGGCTTACCATTGTTCAGGTAGAGCTGGAGGAATGGGTGAAAGACCCAGACGTTTTTTGGAACAAACTAAATGTAGCCCTTCAGGTTACCAAAGAGTTGGAGTTACCGCCGGGAGTAGTTGGGCCCGTAGTAAATTCAGATTTTGGTGATACAGAAGCCATAGTTTTGGGGATTACTGCCAAAGGAGAGAACTATCGGCAACTTCAAAAATACACACAAAAAATTGAAGACAAGCTAAGGAGCATCCGCGCCGTTTCCAAAATAAAACGTATAGGGGCGCAACAGGAAGAAATTGTTATAAAGTCCAGTTCTGAAAAGCTCGCTCAATACGGAGTGAAATTTACGGAGGTCATAAAAATTTTAAAATCCCAAAATAATATATACCCCACTGGGAATTTGGAAACCGAAGATAGTAAAGTGCCTTTTTACACCTCTAGTTTTTACTCTACGGAAGAAGAGGTCTCCAAACAAATTGTTGGTACTTCCAGTACCGGAGCGGTTATTAGAATTGGCGATGTAGCAGAGATTACCCGAAAATATAAGGATCCAGATGGCTATACCTCAGTGAATGGGTTGCCGGCCATGATGTTATCTATGCAGATGCAGGAAGGTAATAATATTGTGGACTTTGGTGAAGAAGTTGAAAATCAATTACAAGAGGTACGGGCCCGGTTACCATCTAATGTTGAAATAAGTAGAATTATAGATCAACCGGAATTGGTGGATAACAATGTATCCGATTTTATACGGGAATTCTTCATTGCTATTATATCTGTGGTTATTGTTATCTTGGTATTACTGCCATTTCGTATAGCATTGGTGGCGGCCATGGCAATACCTATGACGATTGCTACTACTTTTGCACTTTTGCATGTATTCGGGATAGAATTGCACCAAGTATCGTTGGCGGCTTTAATTGTAGTTTTGGGGATGGTGGTAGACGATGCCATTGTTATCGCCGATAATTATGTTGAGCTTCTAGACGAAGGTGTAGCTCCCTCTGTAGCTGCTTGGCGAAGTGCAAGCGATTTGATAATACCCGTACTTACTGCTACCGTAACCATTATTGCTGCATTTCTTCCCATGGTCATTTTATCGGGTTCTGTGGGCGAATTTATATTGGCTCTTCCACTAACAGTAACAATCGCTTTGGGGGCTTCGTTTCTTGTGGCGATGGTTTTTACTCCTATTCTATGCCGTTCTTTCATTAAAAGCGGACTTAATAAAGGGGGAAAAGCCGACAGCAGAAAAAAGCCATCCATATTAGACCGGATGCAAAATGTGTACAATAGTGCTTTAGATTGGTGTATGAAAAACAGCAGGCTTACTATCGCAGGTAGTTTGGTGATGGTGGCTATTGGAATTCTCTTATATTTTGTTATTCCGCAGAAGTTTTTTCCGGCAGCCGAGAGAAACCAATTTGTCATTAATTTATGGATGCCATCAGGGACCAATATAGATAAAACCCATGCGGTTGTTACCGAAATAAGCAAAGCAGTAAGCAAAAAAGAAGATGTTACTTCTTATGCAGTTTTTACAGGTAATAGTGCCCCTCGGTTTTACTACAATTTTTCTCCAGAATTTCCAGCTACCAATTTTGCCCAAATATTAATAAACACTACGGATGACGAGGCCGCAGAAAAGATTGCCGAAGAATTGGATACGGAATTAAAAACCCAAGTGCCAGAAGGAAAAGTATTGGTAGAGCTGATGCAACAAGGGACACCATATCTAGCTCCTGTAGAAATTCGGGTAACGGGGGATAAGCTGGCCAGTATTCAAAAAATCGGAAATAAAATAGCACAACTTTTAAAAGACGCAAAGGGGAGTAGGAATGTTCGAAATAACTTTCACGAACCTTATTACGGTTTGGATATTCAGTTAAAACCAGAAGCCAGTAGGTTGGGTTTTACCACCGAAAGTGTAGCCAAAACACTTTATGTAGGTTTTTCTGGAGCCCCAATTACCACTATTTACGAAGGAAGCAATCCTGTGGATTTGGTAATGCAGCTAACCTCCGACAGTCGAAGGAATTTTAATAATTTAGAAAACACCTATTTACCTTCGCCTGCCACCGGCAGCTCCGTTCCTTTGCGACAAATAGCCACGGTAACTCCAAACTGGTTTCCCGGGCGGGTGGTAAGAGGCAATGGTGTAAGAACTATGTCGGTCTTGGCCGATACAGAGGAAAATACGCTTCCTCAACAAATTTTAAATCAGGTAGACGAAGCTATAAAAGATATGGATCTTCCCACGGGTTACCATGTTACCTACGGTGGAGAATATGAAAATAAGGAAGAGACCTTCAGTCAAATGATTGTCGCTTTGGGCATAAGTATAGTATTAATTTTCCTTATTTTATTATTTCAGTTTAAAAACTTAAAGGAAACATTTATCGTAATGTTCACCATTCCATTGAGTTTGTTCGGGGCATTTCTAGGGTTATTAATTACAGGCAATAATTTCGGATTTACTGCTTTTGTTGGCCTTATCAGTTTATCGGGGGTTGTAGTAAGAAACGCCATAATTTTAATAGATTATACCAACGAATTGATAGCAAAAGGGGAGCCTATAAAAGAAGCAGCTTTAGAAGCGGGTAAAAGGCGTATGCGCCCTATTTTTTTAACGGCAATGGCGGCTGCTTTTGGTGTGTTGCCAATGATAATCTCTGGTTCCCCGATGTGGAGTCCGCTTGCCAGTGTATTGGCCGTAGGGGTTATTTGGTCTATGTTAATGGCATTACTAACCATCCCGGTGCTATTCTCGGTAGTCGTTACCCCAAAAGATAAAATGATTAGAGAACAGGAAACGAAATAG
- a CDS encoding LysE family transporter, translating to MSHLFILFFATFSAAIMAVVFPGLINITAAKTSAKKGKTRGMIFAAGASTTVIFQAYLGVLISKYLYKNPNVIDILLKIALAVFAFFAIYFFILAKRKKDTKKLKSVKLKKSKKNTFFTGMLISALNVLPIAYFCGLNAAWNVSGWIKFQLWDILVFIIAAGLGTFAMLYMYVFYFDKLQEKTDTFARYSDYILSALMAVLLIITFLRLFYS from the coding sequence ATGTCGCATTTATTCATTCTCTTTTTTGCCACTTTTTCGGCAGCTATAATGGCGGTTGTTTTTCCCGGCCTCATTAATATTACGGCTGCCAAAACAAGTGCTAAAAAAGGAAAAACAAGGGGAATGATTTTCGCCGCAGGTGCGTCTACTACCGTTATTTTCCAAGCCTATTTAGGGGTGTTAATCTCTAAATATCTTTATAAAAACCCCAATGTAATAGACATTCTTTTAAAAATAGCATTGGCTGTTTTTGCGTTTTTTGCCATCTACTTTTTTATACTTGCCAAAAGAAAAAAAGACACCAAAAAACTTAAATCTGTAAAGCTTAAAAAAAGTAAGAAAAACACCTTTTTTACCGGGATGCTTATCTCGGCGCTCAATGTGCTTCCCATTGCTTATTTCTGCGGATTGAATGCCGCCTGGAATGTCTCTGGATGGATTAAATTTCAACTGTGGGATATTTTGGTCTTTATAATCGCCGCTGGGCTTGGTACTTTTGCCATGTTGTATATGTATGTATTTTATTTTGATAAGCTTCAAGAGAAAACCGATACTTTCGCACGTTATTCCGATTATATTTTAAGTGCTTTAATGGCCGTTCTCCTCATTATTACTTTTTTACGACTATTTTATTCCTAA
- the trmB gene encoding tRNA (guanosine(46)-N7)-methyltransferase TrmB, translated as MGSKNKLKRFKENETFGNVVQPSREELVNGEFDLKGKWKSDFFKNNNPIVLELGCGKGEYTVNLGQRDSKKNYIGIDIKGARFWRGAKTAVEEKLNNVAFVRSQIELIEYIFAENEVDEIWITFPDPQIKYKRTKHRLTNSDFLTRYNKILNDNGVVHLKTDSEFMHGYTLGLLHGLDFEVLYANHNIYKNEGSPAEVTSIQTFYEKQYLEINKPITYIKFKPN; from the coding sequence GTGGGGAGTAAAAACAAACTAAAACGCTTTAAGGAAAACGAGACATTTGGTAATGTGGTGCAGCCTTCGCGTGAAGAATTGGTAAACGGCGAATTCGATTTAAAAGGAAAATGGAAGTCCGATTTCTTTAAAAATAACAACCCCATAGTATTGGAGCTCGGCTGTGGAAAGGGAGAATATACTGTAAATTTAGGACAAAGGGATTCCAAGAAAAACTATATAGGTATCGACATAAAAGGAGCCCGTTTCTGGAGGGGCGCCAAAACAGCGGTCGAAGAAAAATTAAACAATGTTGCTTTTGTAAGGTCGCAAATAGAGCTCATTGAATATATTTTTGCAGAAAATGAAGTCGATGAAATATGGATTACTTTTCCAGATCCACAGATAAAATACAAGCGTACTAAGCACCGCTTAACAAACAGCGATTTTTTAACCCGATACAATAAGATTTTAAATGACAATGGTGTAGTACATTTAAAAACCGACAGTGAGTTTATGCATGGCTACACACTTGGTTTATTGCATGGTCTTGATTTTGAAGTGCTTTATGCCAACCATAATATCTACAAGAACGAAGGCAGCCCAGCAGAGGTAACCTCGATTCAAACCTTTTACGAGAAACAATATCTTGAAATAAATAAACCAATTACGTATATTAAGTTTAAACCTAACTAA
- a CDS encoding efflux RND transporter periplasmic adaptor subunit: MVLKKQLLSTLCVALRLLLIVFFVGCNSKETASEKNNPPEIKVLPLQTDTQPVVISLSGNAEGSKTLRLGFMVAGRVNYVAINEGESINKGELLASLDATDYEIGLEAANGKLMEVQDKYDRLKIMYDRNSISEADFVEVKAGLQQAKAQQKLIAKNVENTKIYAPISGVLLKKGVSEGEIIDKGMPVFGLSDIDEVKIVATVPENEVNKIKMGEKAEITVYALDTVVQGEIIEIGKAAEATTRTYTAKINIENPDHRILPGMIADIKINTPSEQEILTISGNTILKDPDNNSYVFVLDEYKNKVFRRDISIGSLYGDKIQITSGLKKGDLLVTEGHRDLQDGMLVTTNR, encoded by the coding sequence ATGGTCTTAAAAAAGCAGCTACTTTCTACACTATGTGTCGCTCTACGTTTATTACTAATTGTTTTTTTTGTCGGTTGTAATTCCAAGGAAACCGCTTCGGAAAAAAATAATCCACCCGAAATAAAAGTTCTACCGCTCCAAACCGACACTCAACCTGTGGTTATATCTTTAAGTGGAAATGCGGAAGGGAGTAAAACCTTAAGACTTGGTTTTATGGTGGCCGGAAGAGTTAATTACGTAGCTATTAATGAGGGTGAATCCATTAATAAAGGGGAATTACTCGCCAGTTTAGATGCTACCGACTATGAAATTGGTCTTGAGGCAGCCAATGGAAAACTAATGGAGGTTCAAGATAAATACGATCGGTTGAAGATTATGTACGACCGCAACAGCATAAGTGAAGCCGATTTTGTCGAGGTGAAAGCTGGATTGCAACAAGCAAAGGCACAACAGAAATTAATCGCCAAGAACGTTGAAAATACCAAGATTTACGCTCCTATATCTGGGGTGCTATTAAAAAAAGGTGTTTCTGAAGGGGAGATTATTGACAAAGGAATGCCTGTTTTTGGTCTCTCAGATATCGATGAAGTAAAAATCGTGGCTACCGTTCCAGAAAATGAAGTGAATAAAATTAAAATGGGTGAAAAAGCAGAAATTACCGTCTATGCTTTAGATACTGTTGTTCAAGGTGAAATAATTGAAATAGGCAAAGCTGCGGAAGCAACCACCAGAACCTACACTGCTAAAATAAACATAGAAAATCCAGATCATCGCATTTTGCCGGGGATGATTGCCGATATAAAAATTAACACCCCAAGCGAGCAGGAAATACTTACCATAAGTGGAAATACCATTTTAAAAGATCCCGATAATAACTCTTATGTATTTGTGTTGGATGAATATAAGAATAAGGTTTTTAGGAGAGACATCTCCATAGGGAGTTTGTATGGCGATAAAATTCAAATTACCTCTGGACTTAAAAAAGGCGATCTATTGGTAACAGAAGGGCATAGAGATCTACAGGATGGTATGTTGGTAACCACAAATAGATAA
- a CDS encoding DUF5916 domain-containing protein: protein MRYLILFIIFFIVKTINAQDTDSIPRKKINAIRIFETPKIDGVLDEKIWKNIPVATNFVERQPNNGVSIPDSLHTEVKILYDDLGIYFGATMNDPSPDAIDKELTERDNIANDDFFLILLNGYNDHQQSFEFIVTAAGVQWDAKLTNDNEDQSWDGVWYSGVAINETNWTAEIFIPYSQLRFPEKDVQVWGLNMEREFRRERTRYSWNHIDNSKGAFSIYDGEIHNIKDIDAPLRLSFQPYVSSYVSSFDGESDVSFNGGMDLKYGITDGFTLDMILIPDFGQTKFDERVLNLSAFEVQYAEQRPFFTEGTELFSKGNMFYSRRVGSAPIGDVRLQPNETLVFYPQTVDLINAMKVSGRTAGGLGIGFFNAVTERTYAEVRDTVTESTRQELVEPLANYNVFVLDQRFWENSSVSLVNTNTTREGDFRDANTTGLYFDITNKKNTVRFWGGNEGSWVMQGDSTKFGMEGGAGIAKISGKHRLQGEVSFITKDYDINDLGYSSRTNFINYYGYYGYRYLQPKNGLNNLFLNFNLNLTRRLDPDLYSQFEFNFNSSFTTKNFLNFGGSFETTPFGSNDIYEPRTNERYVKVPSYYDGWVWFNTDYRKKFALNMVYDWYVYSEKWREDKFIIVSPRYRFSDKWKLFLNSETIFNNDDIGFVDRMQEDIIFGKRDRSTYINSIESQYIFTNTAALNFSFRHYYSEVNYSNFYILEQDGSLADNPFYTENRNTTYNSWNIDLRFSWWFAPGSQLTLLYRNAIDSYEERSIQDFNENFDALFNQPQLHSFSVRISYFLDYNLAKGWFGKKNATLQDTSMYGKAKYQKSM, encoded by the coding sequence ATGAGATATCTCATACTATTTATAATTTTTTTCATTGTAAAAACTATAAACGCACAGGATACCGATAGTATTCCACGAAAAAAAATAAATGCCATCAGGATTTTTGAAACTCCAAAAATAGACGGGGTTTTAGATGAAAAAATATGGAAAAATATTCCCGTAGCGACCAATTTCGTAGAAAGACAACCCAATAATGGGGTTTCTATTCCAGACAGTTTGCACACCGAAGTTAAAATTCTGTATGACGATTTGGGAATTTATTTTGGAGCTACCATGAACGATCCTTCTCCCGATGCTATTGATAAAGAACTTACCGAACGTGACAACATCGCTAACGACGATTTCTTTCTAATACTTTTAAATGGCTATAACGACCATCAACAGAGTTTTGAATTTATAGTGACGGCTGCTGGTGTACAATGGGATGCAAAATTAACCAACGACAACGAAGATCAGAGTTGGGACGGAGTTTGGTATAGCGGCGTGGCGATTAATGAAACCAATTGGACTGCCGAAATATTCATTCCATATTCGCAGTTGCGTTTTCCAGAGAAGGATGTTCAAGTATGGGGCTTGAATATGGAAAGGGAATTTAGACGGGAGCGAACCCGGTATAGTTGGAACCATATCGATAATAGCAAAGGTGCTTTTTCCATTTACGATGGGGAGATTCATAATATCAAGGATATAGACGCTCCATTGCGACTTTCGTTTCAGCCCTATGTTTCTTCTTATGTTTCTTCCTTCGATGGGGAATCAGATGTAAGTTTTAATGGGGGGATGGATTTAAAATATGGGATTACCGATGGTTTTACCTTAGATATGATTTTGATTCCCGATTTCGGTCAGACTAAATTCGACGAAAGGGTACTTAACCTTTCTGCTTTCGAAGTTCAATATGCAGAACAACGGCCTTTTTTTACGGAAGGAACTGAACTTTTTAGCAAAGGGAATATGTTTTACTCTCGTAGGGTAGGGAGCGCTCCAATTGGAGATGTTAGACTGCAGCCCAATGAAACACTTGTTTTTTATCCACAAACGGTAGATCTAATTAATGCCATGAAAGTCTCTGGCCGAACTGCTGGCGGACTCGGAATTGGCTTTTTTAATGCTGTTACTGAAAGAACTTATGCCGAAGTAAGGGACACGGTAACCGAGAGCACACGGCAGGAATTGGTAGAGCCCCTGGCCAATTACAATGTTTTTGTGCTGGATCAACGTTTTTGGGAAAACTCCTCTGTTTCCCTTGTTAACACCAATACTACTAGGGAAGGCGATTTTAGGGATGCCAATACTACAGGGTTGTATTTCGATATTACCAACAAAAAAAATACCGTGAGATTTTGGGGAGGTAATGAAGGCAGTTGGGTCATGCAAGGCGATTCTACCAAGTTTGGTATGGAAGGTGGCGCCGGAATTGCAAAAATAAGTGGAAAACATAGGTTGCAGGGAGAGGTGAGTTTTATTACTAAAGATTACGATATTAACGACCTTGGCTATTCCAGCAGGACCAATTTTATTAATTATTACGGTTATTATGGGTATCGGTACCTTCAGCCAAAAAATGGACTTAACAATCTTTTTCTCAATTTTAATTTGAACCTCACCAGAAGATTGGATCCCGATCTTTATTCGCAATTTGAGTTTAATTTTAATTCCAGTTTTACCACCAAGAATTTCCTGAACTTTGGTGGAAGTTTTGAAACGACGCCTTTTGGTTCCAACGATATTTATGAACCGAGAACGAATGAGAGGTATGTTAAAGTCCCCAGTTACTACGATGGCTGGGTGTGGTTTAATACAGATTACCGTAAGAAATTTGCTTTAAATATGGTTTACGATTGGTATGTGTATAGCGAAAAATGGCGCGAGGATAAATTTATTATTGTAAGCCCTAGGTACAGATTTTCCGATAAATGGAAACTGTTTTTAAATTCAGAAACTATTTTTAATAATGATGATATAGGCTTTGTGGATCGAATGCAGGAAGATATTATCTTCGGAAAAAGGGACAGAAGCACTTATATTAATTCGATAGAATCACAATATATTTTCACAAATACGGCTGCTTTAAACTTTTCTTTCCGTCATTATTATTCCGAAGTAAACTATAGTAATTTTTATATTTTAGAGCAAGATGGGAGTCTTGCCGATAACCCATTTTATACAGAAAACAGGAATACTACTTACAATAGTTGGAATATCGATTTGAGGTTTTCATGGTGGTTCGCTCCCGGGAGCCAGCTTACCTTGCTCTATAGAAATGCAATAGACAGTTACGAAGAGAGATCTATTCAGGATTTTAATGAGAATTTCGATGCTCTATTCAATCAGCCACAATTGCACAGCTTTTCAGTTAGAATAAGTTATTTTTTAGACTACAATTTGGCGAAGGGTTGGTTTGGTAAGAAAAATGCAACCCTACAGGATACTTCCATGTATGGAAAAGCCAAATACCAAAAATCGATGTAA
- a CDS encoding glycosyltransferase, with translation MVKRKRILIAPLNWGLGHATRCIPIIRSLLENNFEPIIASDGEALKLLQKEFPQLQTVELPSYKIKYAEKAKHFKLKMLWDSPKILKAISKEKKHTKALVKELEVDGIISDNRLGGYSKKVPSVFITHQLNVLTGNTTWFSSKVHQKIIKKFTECWVPDVEGEPNLSGRLGHLKGGELPIKYIGVLSRLVPQDLPIKYRLMVLISGPEPQRSMLADHLLSEIKEFKGKVLFVRGKIEERQEVVLRDHIEIYNYMSSAELEHSFNQSEMVLSRSGYTTVLDLAKLKKKAFFIPTPGQYEQEYLAERLQEESLVPYCKQEEFKIEMLENVKDYKGLGGIESTVDLSSLFELF, from the coding sequence ATGGTTAAAAGGAAAAGAATTTTAATAGCTCCGTTAAATTGGGGGCTCGGGCATGCCACGCGGTGTATACCTATTATTAGGTCGCTTCTAGAAAATAACTTTGAGCCAATTATCGCTTCCGATGGAGAAGCTCTCAAACTACTTCAAAAAGAATTTCCTCAATTACAAACAGTGGAATTACCTTCCTACAAGATTAAATATGCGGAAAAGGCAAAACACTTCAAACTAAAAATGCTATGGGATTCACCCAAGATATTAAAAGCGATATCAAAGGAAAAAAAACATACCAAGGCACTTGTAAAAGAATTGGAAGTGGATGGGATTATTTCAGATAACCGTTTGGGGGGTTACTCCAAAAAAGTGCCATCGGTGTTTATTACCCATCAATTAAATGTTTTAACGGGTAATACCACATGGTTCAGCTCTAAGGTTCATCAAAAAATAATAAAAAAGTTTACAGAGTGTTGGGTGCCCGATGTAGAAGGTGAACCTAATTTAAGTGGGAGGCTGGGGCATTTAAAAGGTGGAGAGCTTCCTATAAAGTATATAGGTGTACTGAGTAGGTTGGTTCCCCAAGATCTTCCTATAAAATATAGATTGATGGTACTTATTTCTGGACCAGAACCACAGCGGAGCATGCTTGCCGATCATTTGTTAAGTGAAATTAAAGAATTTAAGGGAAAGGTACTTTTTGTAAGGGGTAAAATTGAAGAGAGACAAGAAGTAGTGCTTAGGGATCATATAGAAATCTATAATTACATGAGTTCTGCGGAATTGGAGCACTCGTTCAACCAAAGTGAAATGGTGCTTTCCCGTTCGGGCTATACCACGGTTCTTGATTTAGCCAAACTGAAGAAAAAAGCATTTTTTATTCCTACACCAGGGCAATATGAACAAGAATATTTGGCAGAAAGACTTCAGGAAGAAAGCTTGGTTCCTTATTGCAAGCAGGAAGAATTTAAAATAGAAATGTTGGAAAATGTGAAAGATTATAAGGGATTGGGCGGAATTGAATCAACTGTCGACCTTAGCAGCCTTTTTGAACTTTTCTAG
- a CDS encoding MGMT family protein: MKEESFFDRVYVVAKQIPYGRVTSYGAIARYLGAARSARMVGYALNGSKLKEDVPAHRVVNRKGILTGKHHFQGTNLMQQLLENEGVVIKDNQIQSLESYFWDPAKELGS; the protein is encoded by the coding sequence ATGAAAGAGGAAAGCTTTTTCGATCGTGTATATGTTGTTGCCAAGCAAATTCCCTACGGAAGGGTTACTTCCTACGGAGCCATCGCGAGATATCTTGGAGCTGCTAGAAGTGCCAGAATGGTAGGTTATGCCTTGAACGGAAGCAAACTGAAAGAAGATGTTCCAGCCCACAGAGTGGTCAATAGAAAAGGGATTCTTACCGGGAAGCATCATTTTCAAGGCACCAATCTCATGCAACAACTTTTAGAAAATGAAGGTGTTGTGATTAAAGACAATCAAATTCAAAGTTTGGAATCTTATTTTTGGGATCCCGCCAAAGAATTAGGCTCATAA